From the unidentified bacterial endosymbiont genome, one window contains:
- a CDS encoding penicillin-binding protein activator codes for MVPLTFLRTKAAHSVPLMLAALIFAGCGTQAPDQTAAHMQGSAQADSAFYLRQMAQSSNDTKTNWQLLAIRALLNEGKTQQAADLFNPLPQDLNDTQRREQGLLSAELKVALKDYASAKKILGDIDINALDKNQQARFWQAGITAEQGRPSLTLLRALIAQEPLLSGADKQKNIDATWQALSSMTQEQARALVINADENVLRGWLDLQLMWFNNRSDPNMLKAGITDWQTRYPQNPGAKMLPSQLVSVQSFKPASTSKIALLLPLNGQAAVFSRTIQQGFEAAKNGTTAMSGAAVPEQAAQAANVNDVVSPSAAETSDLTTAQTPAQGTMQNPVTAPTTQPASTPAPAAQTSTSIDIQAAPVTDAPAPQTTEPAAQANVPATSANPGAELKIYDTSSQPLDQILAQVQRDGASIVVGPLLKNNVEELMKSNTTLNVLALNQPEQVQNRANICYFALSPEDEARDAARHIREQGKQAPLLLIPRSALGDRVANAFAQEWQSLGGGMVLQQKFGSTSELRAGVNGGAGIALNGSPVSASLPQQQSVTIAGLTIPAPPTDAQISGGDRVDAAYIVATPEEIAFIKPMIAMRNGTRSGVTLYASSRSAQGTAGPDFRLEMDGLQYSEIPMLAGSNPLLMQQALSVVNNDYSLARLYAMGVDAWALANNFTQMRQVPGFELNGNTGDLSATQDCVINRKLSWLKYQQGQIVPAS; via the coding sequence TGATACCAAGACCAACTGGCAATTACTCGCCATTCGTGCACTCCTGAACGAAGGTAAAACCCAGCAGGCGGCTGACCTGTTCAACCCGTTGCCGCAGGATCTTAACGACACCCAGCGCCGCGAGCAGGGGCTGTTATCAGCCGAACTGAAAGTCGCGCTGAAAGATTACGCATCCGCGAAAAAGATCCTCGGCGACATTGATATCAATGCGCTTGATAAAAACCAGCAGGCTCGCTTCTGGCAAGCCGGCATTACCGCTGAACAGGGTCGCCCTTCCCTGACCCTCCTGCGCGCGCTGATCGCGCAAGAACCGTTGCTAAGCGGCGCAGACAAGCAAAAAAATATTGATGCTACATGGCAGGCGCTCTCCTCCATGACCCAGGAGCAGGCTCGGGCGTTGGTTATTAACGCAGACGAAAATGTGCTGCGGGGCTGGCTGGATCTGCAACTGATGTGGTTTAACAACCGCAGCGACCCGAACATGCTGAAAGCCGGTATTACCGACTGGCAGACCCGCTATCCGCAAAACCCTGGCGCGAAAATGTTGCCATCTCAGTTGGTGAGCGTGCAGAGCTTTAAGCCTGCCTCCACCAGCAAAATCGCCCTGCTTCTGCCGTTAAACGGCCAGGCGGCGGTATTTAGCCGCACCATCCAGCAAGGTTTTGAAGCGGCGAAAAACGGTACCACCGCCATGTCGGGTGCCGCCGTGCCTGAGCAGGCAGCCCAGGCGGCAAACGTGAATGATGTTGTTAGCCCTTCGGCGGCAGAGACCAGCGATCTGACCACTGCGCAAACCCCGGCTCAGGGCACGATGCAGAACCCGGTGACGGCGCCGACAACGCAACCGGCCTCAACCCCTGCGCCTGCCGCTCAGACGTCTACGTCGATTGACATTCAGGCTGCGCCAGTAACGGATGCCCCGGCGCCACAAACCACCGAGCCAGCCGCGCAGGCAAACGTTCCGGCCACCAGCGCCAACCCCGGCGCTGAGCTGAAAATTTACGACACCAGCTCACAGCCGCTCGACCAGATTCTGGCGCAGGTGCAGCGAGATGGCGCCAGCATCGTCGTCGGCCCACTGTTAAAAAATAACGTCGAAGAGTTGATGAAGAGCAACACCACGCTGAACGTGCTGGCGCTTAACCAGCCGGAGCAGGTTCAAAATCGTGCCAACATCTGCTACTTCGCCCTCTCTCCGGAAGACGAAGCCCGTGATGCGGCGCGCCACATTCGCGAGCAGGGCAAACAGGCTCCGCTGTTGCTGATCCCACGCAGTGCGCTGGGCGATCGCGTAGCAAATGCGTTTGCTCAGGAGTGGCAGTCACTCGGTGGCGGCATGGTGTTGCAGCAGAAATTTGGTTCTACTTCTGAGCTGCGAGCAGGCGTTAACGGCGGTGCGGGTATCGCTTTGAACGGCAGCCCGGTATCCGCCAGCCTGCCGCAACAGCAAAGCGTTACCATTGCGGGCCTGACTATTCCTGCCCCACCAACCGATGCGCAAATCAGCGGCGGCGACAGAGTAGACGCGGCCTATATTGTCGCCACGCCGGAAGAGATTGCCTTTATCAAACCCATGATTGCGATGCGTAACGGCACCCGGAGCGGCGTCACGCTCTATGCCAGTTCCCGGAGCGCACAAGGTACTGCAGGCCCGGACTTCCGTCTGGAAATGGACGGACTGCAGTACAGCGAAATTCCGATGCTGGCAGGCAGTAACCCGTTGCTGATGCAACAAGCGCTGAGTGTAGTAAATAACGACTACTCGCTGGCACGCCTGTACGCGATGGGCGTGGATGCATGGGCGCTGGCGAATAACTTTACCCAGATGCGTCAGGTGCCTGGCTTTGAGCTTAACGGCAATACCGGGGATCTGAGCGCGACGCAGGACTGCGTGATTAACAGGAAGTTATCATGGCTCAAATACCAGCAGGGACAAATCGTCCCGGCCAGTTAA